GCCTCCCTGGCGATCTCCGGAGGGTCGATCGCCTGGCCGCTGGTGGCGCCGTCGCCCGACCAGTACGCCAATTTCCTGAACCTGATCGTGATCCCCACGATCGGCGCGGCGATTGCCCTGGTCACGCTGCTGATCAAGGGCCGCGAATGGCTGCGCGGCCGCACCGCCGCCTTCCACCGCGACGAGAGCGGCGCCATCGGCAAGCGCGGCGTCGCCGGCGTCACGGCCGCCGCCGTCTTCGCGATCGCCGTGCCCTTTGGCATGAAATGGGAGGGCACGGTGCTCACGCCCTACTGGGACCGCTTCGCGAAGATCTGGACGGTCTGCACCGGACAGACCGGGGTCGAGATGCGCACCTACACCCTGCCGGAGTGCATGGAGATGCACGAGACGCGCATTGCGGAGGGATATGCCCGGATGATCAGGGCCTATCCGAAGCTCCAGACCGCACCCGTCGAGGTGCAGGCGATGGCGGTGGATCTGGAATACAACGCAGGCCTGGGCACGATCCGGGCGGCGCGCAACACCAACGCCGCGTTGCGCGACGGCCGCTGGCGCGACTTCTGCAACATCCTCCCGCAATGGAACAAGAGCGGCGGGCGCTTCGTGCAGGGGTTGTTCAACCGCCGCAAGGAAGCGCAGCAGATCTGTCTGGCGGGGGTGGAATGATCGGCGGGCGGTGGGCGGTGCGCCTGGCGCTCGCCGCGGCGCTGGCGGCCGCGCTGCTCGGTCTGTGGGGGTGGGCGCAGGCCACGCGGGCCAAGGCGCTCGAGGCCAGGCTGGAGGCGGCCGAGGCCGCGATCGCAGGCTATGAGGAGGCGGCGCGGATCCGGCGCAAGACCGACCGCGTCCTCGAGCAGCTCCGCGGTGAGGCTGCGCAGCTCGACACCTATCTCGACACCATGGAGGGCGGCGATGCGCCTTTATCTGATTTTCTGTCTGACGCTGCTCGCCGGCTGTGGCCATGAGCCGGCCCTCTCGCTCCTGGATCTCTCACCGTGTCCGGGATGGCAGGGAGCTCCGCCGCTGACCGAGGCGCAGTTCGCCCGCGCCGCTGCAGCCGAGCGGGCAGGGCGGCTCTGTGCCAATGCGAAGCTCGAGGGGGTGGGCGAGGCCGCGCGTCGATGATCTGGTCGACGTAGCGCAAACGGCACAGGAGTTTGAGGTGGGCGATCCCGCTCATCCCATGGCAACGGGCGAGTTTCAGACGGCAAGCGGCGCATACCGCGAAGCTCTTGCGCCGCATTGTCCGGGCTTTGATCTGGACTACCGAGTGCGAATTGAGACGAGGCGAATTCGCAGCGAGCTTCAGCGGTTGCTGCCAGTCGAGGTGCTGGAAGGGGGTGAACGCAGCAAAATTGACATAGGAGCGCAATGAACCACCTGCTGTCTACGCCGCGCGCCATGTCCCGACGGACTGTCCCGGCAGCGCGCTTGCAGACTAAAAAGGAGCATCTTCATGGAAGCTCAGGTAATCGCTTTCCTCATCCTGTGTCCCTTCGCACTGGCCTTTGTCTATGCGGCCGTTCACGAGATCCGACGCTACAAATCCGAAGGCCGCGCGACCTATGGCCTCGTTTACAACGAGGAGACCGGGACCACCCACGTCACCGGAATTGCCGAGGGCGAGGAGGGGTATGATCCCGAGAGCTACGACCCGAACGATTACAGCGATCCGGACATCAGCGATGGGTCCGACGATGACAGATCGAGGGATACCTCCAAATGACTTTTCCGGATGCGATCACGCAGTGTTTTCGCAAATACGCAGCTTTCGGAGGCCGGGCGTCCCGCTCCGAATATTGGTGGTATACCCTGTTCATCTTGCTCGTCATGGTGGCGCTGAATGTGATCGTCATGCTTCTTTTCCGCCAGGCACGCCTGGCGCAGCTGCTTACGCAGGTGTTTTCGCTCGCAACCTTTCTGCCCACGCTGGCTGTGAGCTGGCGGCGGATGCATGACAGCGGGCGTCCGGGCTATCTGGTGATGGTCTGGGCGCTTGGCACGTTTCTGGGCCTGCTGGTGATTGCAGTCACTGCGGCGATAATGGTGCCAGATACGAGCAATCCAGAGGCTGTCCAGACCTTGCGCACAATTGGTGTCGCCACTTTCGCCTTTTGCCTTGTCGTGACGGCCATCATGATCTGGTGGATGACACGGCGGAGCGATCCGGCGGTCAATCGTTTTGGTCCTCCATCCACGTAATCAGGCGGTCTCGTGCGGCGTGCGGCGCTGGTGGGGAGGTGAGGGACGGGGGGCGGCTTACGCTCGTGCTGCCGGGAAGGGCGGGAAGCCGACATTCGCTGCGTCCTGGACGAACGGCAGCGGTGCGCAGGAAATGGACATCGACAATGTGGCGACCAGAGATCGTTTTGGAAGGCGCATCAGGTTCACGCCATGGAGACGCGTGAGGCAAACTACAAGTGGCGCAACCGCATCGAGATCATGTTCGTCCGCCTCAAGGACTGGAAGCGCGTTCCGGCCCGATATGAACGATGTCCAAAGGTCTTCCTTTCGGCCATCGCCCTCGCAGCTCTCGTCATTTACTGGTCATGAACCTTTGTAAGTCGCGCTCCCCCGGTCACCGTCCGCTATGGGCTGACACCGGTCACCCGACGCGCCTGGCACCAAGGTCGGCTCAGGGCCGGGAGCGACTGCGGGACCTTCTAGGCGGCTATCTCCTGCCGCCGCGCTGCCGCATGTCCGCTCCGAGTCCATTCGAACCGATCGCGGGCCAGCGGACGTCAAGCTTCGCTCCGTTCCGGGCGGTTTTCGCGAAGCCGGAGCGCGATCAGCCCGACCAGTGGACACCACGCAGTCATGTCGAAGGTCGTGGCGATGCTCGTGACATCCGCTAGCCAGCCGAAGGCGGCCGATGCCAACCCGCCGACCCCGAAGGCCGTGCCGTAGAACAATCCCGAAACCACGCCGATGCGCGACGGCGCCAATCCCTGGGCATGCACCACGATGGCCGGGAAGGCCGAGGCGATGATCGCAGACGCCAAGATGGCCGCTGCCACGGCGGGGAAAAGACCCAGGTGCGGGAAGGCCAAAGCAAAGGGCACCGCGCCCCAGAACGAGAACGCGATCACCCGGCGCGTGCCGATCCGGTCGCTGACGGTCCCCCCGATCAGGCCTCCGCCCGCCGTGGCCGCGTGGAAGCAGAAGAGCACGACGAGGCCGGATGCGACCGGAACGTCGAATTCCGTCTCGAGGTAGAAGACGAGGTAGCTTCCGAAACAGGCGAGGTAGACGTATTTCGCGCAGACAAGCGCGAACAAGACGCCCAACTGCCCCGTCGGCGCGGCCTCCGACATCGGAGCCGTTTGCGCGATGGTC
The nucleotide sequence above comes from Celeribacter indicus. Encoded proteins:
- a CDS encoding DUF805 domain-containing protein — translated: MTFPDAITQCFRKYAAFGGRASRSEYWWYTLFILLVMVALNVIVMLLFRQARLAQLLTQVFSLATFLPTLAVSWRRMHDSGRPGYLVMVWALGTFLGLLVIAVTAAIMVPDTSNPEAVQTLRTIGVATFAFCLVVTAIMIWWMTRRSDPAVNRFGPPST
- a CDS encoding glycoside hydrolase family protein; translated protein: MSKLEQIASTKASLAISGGSIAWPLVAPSPDQYANFLNLIVIPTIGAAIALVTLLIKGREWLRGRTAAFHRDESGAIGKRGVAGVTAAAVFAIAVPFGMKWEGTVLTPYWDRFAKIWTVCTGQTGVEMRTYTLPECMEMHETRIAEGYARMIRAYPKLQTAPVEVQAMAVDLEYNAGLGTIRAARNTNAALRDGRWRDFCNILPQWNKSGGRFVQGLFNRRKEAQQICLAGVE